The following nucleotide sequence is from Pacificitalea manganoxidans.
GATCAGCTTTTCGCTGTACCTGTTGCATCAGCCGATCCTGGCCTTTGCCCGTGTGAGATCGTTGGAGCATCCGAGCGAGATGTTGATGACGTCGCTTGCAGTGCTCTGTCTCCCTCTGGCCTATTTGTCCTGGCGTTTCGTGGAGACGCCTTTCCGCAGCCGTGACAGGGTTGGACCCCGGGCCTTCTATGGCAGCGTGACCGCGAGCAGCCTCCTGATCGTGGCGGTGGGTCTCGGCGGAATCCAGGCCAGCTTCGGGCAACGGTGGAATTCCGACATTCTCGCCGTTGTTGACAGCGTGAATGCGCCGACCAATGGGCTGTCGGCAATCTGTCATGGCGATCTGACCTCGCCCGAGTGCGCGACCGATGAGGCGGCGCGCGTGGCGCTGTGGGGGGACAGTTATATAATGCATCTGGTGCCCGGCCTTGTGGAACGAGGGGTCTCTTTTCGGCAGCTGACAAGACGGGGATGCAGACCGACTGCACTCGAAGAGATCAGACCCCCAGACGCCGGCGTGCTGACGTCGACGGAGCGGCGTTGTGAGAAGTTCAACGCAGAGGTTCTGGCCCTGATCGCCGAGGAGGCGGCCGCTGGACGGTTGGACCAGGTCCTGATTTCGTCGCGGGCTTACGGACTGCGCGCAGGTTCCTTGAAGAAAACACCCACGGAGGAGAACTGGCCGCCGGAGCAGGTCGCAGGGGAACTGGGGTTCATTCTGTCGCAGCTCGAGCAGACCGGCGTGTCCGTGGGTCTGGTTGGGGCCCCTCCCCCAGCGCAGTTCGACCCGGGTCAATGCTACATACGCTCCGTTGCCTATGATGACAGCTCCTCGGATTGTACTTGGCCCTTTCCGGAAGAGCATGGGACGTATCCCTTGGCGGAAGTCGCCGAGCAATACGGAGCCCGTTTTCTCGACTTGTCCGAAATTCTCTGCCCGGGAGGCCTGTGCGCCGCGGCGCAGGACGGAACGCTGATCTACCGCGACAACGGCCACCTGACACCGCGCGGCTCGGAGTATGTGTTCCAAAGCGACACGGCGCGACGCTTCTTGGACGACCTTGGAATTACGGGAGGCGCGCTCCAGTGAGCAGTCTTGGTCGCGCCTTGGCGGGCTTCATGTCGTCGTCCCTGTTCGGGTCGGCCACTCAGGTCGTGAAGGGAAAAGTCTCCGCCATATTTCTCGGGGCCGCCGGTGTCGGCGTCTTTAACCAGCTCACGCTGTTTTACACGTTGTCGATGACGCTCGCGAGCCTCGGCTTGCGCAACGGGGTGACCCGCAACGTTGCCGCCGCGCAAGCAGACGCCGGACAGGCAAATGCCGCCACAGAGGGGGTGCTACGGCAATTCTCCTCGGCGTTCCTGCTGGTGGCGGCCGTGTCCCTGCTAGTGACGGCGGTGTCTGTTCTGGCGTCGGATCGGGTTTCTGATCTTCTGTTCGACGACGGTGGTGAGCGGCGTCAGCTGATCGTTCTGGTTGCCCTGGCTGTTCCGATCGGCGTCGCAGGCCTTATCTACAGGGCATTGTTGAACGGGCTTAGGGTCGTGGGGCCGCTCGTCAGGGCGCGCATGATTGCCGATGGGTCCAGCGTGATTGTCTTTGCCGCTCTGGTCATTCCCTTCGGCATTGTCGGCGCGGCACTTGGGTTCATCTTTTTGCAGGCGGCCTTTCTGGTCCTGGTCTTCCGAACGACATGGACGGTTGCTCCGTCCCTTGCCATTCCGCGTCCCGAGGCTTTCGAATTTGCTGAAGCAAGGAAAAACTTCGTCTTTGGCGCGCACAGCGTCATTGTCGGGGTAACCGGTCTTGGCGCTTCGCTGTTCATTTCGCGACTGATCATTTCAACGCTCGATCTGGAGGCGAACGGCTACTATGTCGTGGCGGTGAAGATCGCGACGGTCTACCTCGGCGGCCTGTATGCGGCCGCGTCGGGATACTTCCTGTCGAGCGTCGTGAAGGCAGCCGCCGAAAAGACAGTCGGCAAGACAATCGACGAGGCGGTCCGGCTTTACCTTGCGGTCGTCGCCCCGGTCATTGTGGTCTTGATGGCCAGCGGCGAGATCTTTGTCGTCGCGTTCTTTTCCGTCGAGTTCTTGCCGGTTGCGGTTATTCTTCTACTGCTGTTACCAGGGGATGCGGTGCGGCTGGTGGCCGAAACCATGGGCCAGGCGCTCATCGCCCAGAGAAAGCTGGTGTCGTCATGCATCGTGTTTGCGGTGTGGGCGGCGATCTATTGTGCGGGTGCCATCCTGCTGTTGCCGCGGTTCGGGCTGCTCGGTCTCGCCGTCGCCTACACGGCAAGCCAGCTATTGCTGTTGGGGGTCTTGTTGGTGGTCTGCAGGCGACTTCTGGACTACGCCCCGTGCAGGCAGACGATCTACACCGTCTTGCGCGCGATGCTTCTGGTGACATCGGCCTCTGCCGCATGCTGGTATGTCGAAAGCCTCGTAACGAAGATGCTTGTTTGCGCGGCTCTTGTTCTGGCCTGGGGAGCAGTCTCGATGCGTGACCCGTTTTTTGCAGGGGCGATAACAAAGTTGTGGCGGGTGATACGTGCAAGATTCATGCCAAGTCGGTGACCCGCGCACATCCCTATCGCCTCGCCGCCATGGTAAACGCCTGCGCCATCCATCCAGGCTGATGCAGCCGAACCTGTCCCACTTACCTATCGGCCAGACTTGGATCGTCCAAAATGAAACTCCTCCATGTTATCGAGACGCTTAACACCGGCGGAGCCGAGCGGCTTCTGGTGACTATGCTGCCTGAACTGGCGTCCCAAGGGATGGAGGTACATGTCGCGGTGATGCGGCCGCCAATGCCGCTGAAGCCAGAGCTGGAGGCCGCGGGCATCCGCGTCCATGTGCTGCCCAGGCGTGGCAAATGGCATGTTATGCGGCAGGCGCGCGACCTTGCGCGACTTGCCCAGTCACTTCAGGCCGAGATCGTGCACGCGCATCTCTATTTCCCGATCCTCGTGACGGCGATGGCGCGCGGTCTCGGTTGGCTTGACGCGGCGACACATGCCAGTTTCCACAACCTGGCCTACGCCGGCGCCAACAGGAAAACATGGAAACTCGAAGCGCGGCGTCGTCTGGCAGGCTTCGTGGTGCGGCGGGGCATAGACCAGCCGCAAGCCGTCAGCCAGTTCAGCGCGGATCACTATGCCGCGACCTATCGGCTGGACAATATCGCCGTTCTTCATAACGCGTTTGATCCGGAAAGCCTGAGCGGGATCGAGCGTAAGGCCGGAGACTCCATCGTCATTCCGGGACGACTGGTACACGAAAAGGGACATGCCGACCTCATCGCTGCCCTGAAACAGTTGCAGCAGGATTGTCCGCCAGTCACGTTCGCTGGCGACGGTCCGTTGCGGGAGGTGTTAGAAGCCGCGATCAAGGCCGCGCAACTGCCGATATCGATCACCGGGCAGCTTGACCATGCAAGGATGTTGAAGACCATCGCGTCGGCACGCCTTGTGGTCGTGCCCTCGCGGTTCGAAGGGTTCGGGCTGACCGCTTTGGAGGCTCTTGCGCTCGGCAAAGCGGTCGTTGCGACCAACGTCGGCGGGTTGCCGGAAGTCATGGGCGCACTTGGGCAGAAGGTTAGGCCGGGTCAGCCGGTCGAACTTGCAGAGGCAATGGAAGCGGCGCTTAGTGATCCTGACTGGATTGCCGCACAGGAAGTTTCGGGACCAGAACAAGCCGCAAAATTCGCTGTTGCCACGATCGCCAAAAAGCAGATCGCGCAATATCAGAAAACTGATCGGGCGAAAGGCCTTCGGACATGACTTCGGTTCTGTATATTTCCTACACCGGATTGATGGACCCTCTGGGCCAGAGCCAGGTTCTTCAATATGTCCTCGCCCTTGGCCGCGCGGGCCATCGCATGACGGTGCTCAGCTTCGAGAAACCGGAGGCATTGAACGACCCGGAACGAGTGGCGGCAATGCGCTCGCTGTGTCGCGAGGCCGACGTCAATTGGCGGCCCCGCATCTGGCACAACAAGCCGGTCGGCATCCTTGCAACGCTCTACGATCTGTCCGCCGGCCGCAGGCAGGCAATCCGTATCGCCCGCGAGGTGGGCGCCGAGGTCGTACATTGCCGCAGCTACATCGCCAGTCTTATGGGATTGGCCGTCAAGCGCGCAACAGGGGCGAAGCTCATCTTCGACATGCGCGGCTTCTGGCCCGACGAGCGGGTCGATGGCGGGATCTGGTCGAAAGCGAGCGCGCCATATCGCGTTTTCAAGCGCGTGGAACGCAGCCTTTTCCTGAACGCCGACCACATCGTCTCACTGACCAAGGCAGGCGTGCGTGAGTACGAGGCGTTCGACTACATGAAGGATGAACCGCCTAAATCGACCGTAATTCCCACCTGCACCAATCTCGACATGTTCCGGCCAGAGACCGCGCCGCGTGAGGCCTTCACGCTGGGATATGTAGGCTCAGTGGGGAGCTGGTATCTCTTCGACGATGTCGCAAAGGCGGTTGCGCGGACCTTTGCCCTGCGCCCCGACGCGCGCTTTCTGGTCGTGACCAAGGGCAACCACGATCTGGTTCGCAAGGCCCTGGATAAAGCGGGGGCCGATCCCGAGCGGATCCAAGTCCTTAGTGTGGATTTCTCCGAAGTCGGACGGCACATCGGACGTATGGACGCAGGAATCTTCTTTATCCGGCCCGCCTGGTCCAAACGGGCGTCCTGCCCGACCCGCATGGGTGAGTTTCTTGCCTCTGGCAAGCCCTGCCTCGCAAATGGCGGGGTCGGTGACGTGGCCGAGGATATACGTGAAACAGGTACTGGTATCGCGCTTCCGCAGCTCGGCACCCAGTCCGTCGACTTGACTGATCTCGATGAGGCCTTGCAGACCCTCTTCGCGATGGCCGAAGATCCGGAGATGCCGGCCCGCTGCCGCGCCGTAGCAGAAGAGCGGTTTTCACTGGCCTCGGGCGTTGCCGCCTATTCCGACATCTATCGACAGCTCTCAGAAGATCCAACTTGACCCGTGTGCTGTTCCTCACCCGCTACCCGGTTGAAGGTGCCTCCAGCCGCTACCGCGTGTTTCAGTACCTGCCGCATCTCGAGGCGCAGGGCGTGCGGGCCGATGTCCAAAGCTTCATGGACGAACCCATGTATCAACTGTCGCTCGCCCCTGGACGCACAGGATCCAAGATTGCGGCGACGCTGAAGGCGACCTTCAGGCGCCTTTGGGCGTTGCGTCGTTGGCGGCAATACGACGCGATCTACCTGCAGCGGGAATTGCTCCCTTTCGGCCCGCCTCTCGTCGAGGCCGCGCTGAAGAAGCGGGGCGCGGTGCTGTTCTTCGACTACGACGACGCGCTCTTCATCAAGAAGGCCTCGCGCTACACCCGGCTCGCGACCGCTCTTAGATCCGCCGACAAGACGCGCGATCTCTTCCGCCTCGTGCATTGCGTGGTCGCCGGCAACGACTGGTTGCGGGATGTGGCCCGCGAAGCCGGTGCCGAACGCTCCATCACGCTCGAAGTTGCCGAGGACACTCGGCGCATCCCGATGCATGCGCCGCACAGCAATGACGCGCGGGTGACGATCGGTTGGCTGGGTTCACCCTCCACCGTCAAGTATCTTCGGGTCATCGAGCCTGTGCTGCAGCGGCTGGCGCAACGATACCCTCGGGTGCGATGGGAGATCATGGGGGGAAGCGACTTCAAGATGGAGGGCGTCGATTGGCAGCTCAACGACTGGTCGCTCGACCGCGAAGTGGCAGCCCTTGGCCGTTTCGACATCGGCCTCATGCCTCTGCCGCCTGAGGATTGGGCAAAGGGAAAATCTGGCGGTAAGGCGCGCACCTACATGGCAGCCGGTATTGTCCCGGTGGTATCGGCGATCGGATACAATCTCGAGCTGATCCGCCACGCAGAGACCGGATTCCTCTGTACAACGCCGCAAGACTGGGAAACCCATCTGGTTCGTGTCATCGAGGATGCAGATCTACGCCAGCGCATCGCGTCGTCGGCCCGAGCAGAGGTCGAACAGAGGTTCGATCCCGCCGTTATAGCCGCACAGATGGCAGAAATGCTGAAAGACGTGGTGGACGATGTCAAAAACCGCTGACGTCATCGTCCTGGGCCTGTCTCCGACCGGCCTCTACGCCGTGCGAGAGGCAGCCAGGGCCGGCTACGCCGTCCTGGGCGTCGGTGCGCCGGGGGCACCGGGCTTGTGGTCCCGCCTGCTGGCCGACAGGATCGCTGCCGAAACACCGCAGGCGCGTGTGGCCGCCATTCTGGAGCGGACAGAAACCGGCGGCGGCGAGAAACCCGTGCTTGTCGTGACCTCCGATCAGGATCTCGAAGAGGTCATCGCCAGGTGGGACGCGCTTTCCGGACGTGTGCAACTGCAGGGTTCCTACACCGACGGCCTGGCCAGTCGGATCATGGACAAGGACAGTTTTTACAAGGACTGCGCCGCCCAGGGCGTAGCCTATCCCTCACTGTGGTCGGCACCGGTCGCGGAAGCAGGCCAGTACCGTGACAAGATCCCCTACCCCGCGATGATCAAGCCGGCCCGGATCCAGGACGTGAAGCATCTCATGGCGGGCCAGAAAGGCTGGATCGTTCGGAACAAGTCTGAGTTCGATGACGTCCTGCCCGGGATCCCGCAAGAGGCGGGAACGCTGCTGATGCAGGAAATCGTACCGGGCCCGGAGAGCAACATCACGCTGTGGTGCGGATTTTTCGACCGGGACGGGCAGGTTCGGCAACGCTTCACGGCGCGCAAGCTGCGCCAGTATCCAGCTGGCTTCGGGTCTGCCTCCCTGGTGCAAAGCGAAACCTGTCTCGAGACCGCCGAGGCCGCCGAAACTTTGCTGTCTTCGCTCGGCTACAGGGGCATCGCCGCCGCCGAGTTCAAGCGCCATCCGGAGAGCGGGGCGTTGAAGATCATTGAAGTGAACCCGCGCCCATCGCTCTGGTTTTCGGTGGCCACCAAGGCGGGCGTACCCCTGGTCGAAACCGCCGTTGCCGAGGCCCGGGGTGACCCGCTGCCAGCAATGGCCCGCCAGAAGGATGGCGTGCTCTGGCGGTACACCACCAAGGATCTCGCCTCGCGCCTATTCTATGCCCGGAACCGGGACTTCGTCCTGCCTGCCCCGGAGCCGGCTCGGAAAGCCCGGGTGACCGCTCGTGCCGACGTGACGGGCGCCTGGGATGATCCCGCACCAGCTCTCGGGGATCTGATCGGTTTTGCCGGAAAATTGGCCACACGCATCTCGGCCAAAGCTCGGGGCCGCTCATGACCGGCTCCTTCGTTGTCTCGCTGGATTTCGAGCTCATGTGGGGCGTGCGCGATCACCGATCAGTGCAGAACTACGGAGACGCCGTGCTGGGCGGGCGCAAAGCCATCCCTACCATGCTGGCTCGGTTCGAGGCGGCTGGCGTAAGAGCGACATGGGCCACTGTCGGGCTCCTGTTCGCGCGAAACCGTGATGAAATGCTGTCATTCGCGCCCGGGACCCGCCCAGCCTATGAAGACCCTGGTCTCTCCCCTTATGCGGATATTGAGAACCGCCTGATCGGAGAAAACGAGCAAGCCGATCCGATGCATTTCGGTGCATCCCTGATCGACCGGATCGCAGACACGCCAGGACAGGAACTCGCGACGCATACCTACAGCCACTACTACTG
It contains:
- a CDS encoding acyltransferase family protein — encoded protein: MSKFIEYRADIDGLRAVAVVAVVLFHAEIVLGPVVFSGGFLGVDVFFVISGFLITSLLHRELRETGRVSIARFYGRRVRRIAPALISTCVFTIVAAQFFLLPHELERFNLSLLATLGFVANIFFWSEIGYFSAAADQQPLLHMWSLAVEEQYYVVFPLALWACVRWLGWRATVILIVVSVLGSATLHAWGAVAMRSASFYLTPFRVWELLAGALLAIAGSRWAIRMPAVRTGLGVIGAGLVVVPMVTFDPLAAPSVFPVTLAAVVGTCMIILAGPHSAVGKLLSLRPVVGIGLISFSLYLLHQPILAFARVRSLEHPSEMLMTSLAVLCLPLAYLSWRFVETPFRSRDRVGPRAFYGSVTASSLLIVAVGLGGIQASFGQRWNSDILAVVDSVNAPTNGLSAICHGDLTSPECATDEAARVALWGDSYIMHLVPGLVERGVSFRQLTRRGCRPTALEEIRPPDAGVLTSTERRCEKFNAEVLALIAEEAAAGRLDQVLISSRAYGLRAGSLKKTPTEENWPPEQVAGELGFILSQLEQTGVSVGLVGAPPPAQFDPGQCYIRSVAYDDSSSDCTWPFPEEHGTYPLAEVAEQYGARFLDLSEILCPGGLCAAAQDGTLIYRDNGHLTPRGSEYVFQSDTARRFLDDLGITGGALQ
- a CDS encoding MATE family efflux transporter yields the protein MSSLGRALAGFMSSSLFGSATQVVKGKVSAIFLGAAGVGVFNQLTLFYTLSMTLASLGLRNGVTRNVAAAQADAGQANAATEGVLRQFSSAFLLVAAVSLLVTAVSVLASDRVSDLLFDDGGERRQLIVLVALAVPIGVAGLIYRALLNGLRVVGPLVRARMIADGSSVIVFAALVIPFGIVGAALGFIFLQAAFLVLVFRTTWTVAPSLAIPRPEAFEFAEARKNFVFGAHSVIVGVTGLGASLFISRLIISTLDLEANGYYVVAVKIATVYLGGLYAAASGYFLSSVVKAAAEKTVGKTIDEAVRLYLAVVAPVIVVLMASGEIFVVAFFSVEFLPVAVILLLLLPGDAVRLVAETMGQALIAQRKLVSSCIVFAVWAAIYCAGAILLLPRFGLLGLAVAYTASQLLLLGVLLVVCRRLLDYAPCRQTIYTVLRAMLLVTSASAACWYVESLVTKMLVCAALVLAWGAVSMRDPFFAGAITKLWRVIRARFMPSR
- a CDS encoding glycosyltransferase family 4 protein; amino-acid sequence: MKLLHVIETLNTGGAERLLVTMLPELASQGMEVHVAVMRPPMPLKPELEAAGIRVHVLPRRGKWHVMRQARDLARLAQSLQAEIVHAHLYFPILVTAMARGLGWLDAATHASFHNLAYAGANRKTWKLEARRRLAGFVVRRGIDQPQAVSQFSADHYAATYRLDNIAVLHNAFDPESLSGIERKAGDSIVIPGRLVHEKGHADLIAALKQLQQDCPPVTFAGDGPLREVLEAAIKAAQLPISITGQLDHARMLKTIASARLVVVPSRFEGFGLTALEALALGKAVVATNVGGLPEVMGALGQKVRPGQPVELAEAMEAALSDPDWIAAQEVSGPEQAAKFAVATIAKKQIAQYQKTDRAKGLRT
- a CDS encoding glycosyltransferase, giving the protein MTSVLYISYTGLMDPLGQSQVLQYVLALGRAGHRMTVLSFEKPEALNDPERVAAMRSLCREADVNWRPRIWHNKPVGILATLYDLSAGRRQAIRIAREVGAEVVHCRSYIASLMGLAVKRATGAKLIFDMRGFWPDERVDGGIWSKASAPYRVFKRVERSLFLNADHIVSLTKAGVREYEAFDYMKDEPPKSTVIPTCTNLDMFRPETAPREAFTLGYVGSVGSWYLFDDVAKAVARTFALRPDARFLVVTKGNHDLVRKALDKAGADPERIQVLSVDFSEVGRHIGRMDAGIFFIRPAWSKRASCPTRMGEFLASGKPCLANGGVGDVAEDIRETGTGIALPQLGTQSVDLTDLDEALQTLFAMAEDPEMPARCRAVAEERFSLASGVAAYSDIYRQLSEDPT
- a CDS encoding glycosyltransferase family 4 protein, yielding MLFLTRYPVEGASSRYRVFQYLPHLEAQGVRADVQSFMDEPMYQLSLAPGRTGSKIAATLKATFRRLWALRRWRQYDAIYLQRELLPFGPPLVEAALKKRGAVLFFDYDDALFIKKASRYTRLATALRSADKTRDLFRLVHCVVAGNDWLRDVAREAGAERSITLEVAEDTRRIPMHAPHSNDARVTIGWLGSPSTVKYLRVIEPVLQRLAQRYPRVRWEIMGGSDFKMEGVDWQLNDWSLDREVAALGRFDIGLMPLPPEDWAKGKSGGKARTYMAAGIVPVVSAIGYNLELIRHAETGFLCTTPQDWETHLVRVIEDADLRQRIASSARAEVEQRFDPAVIAAQMAEMLKDVVDDVKNR
- a CDS encoding carboxylate--amine ligase codes for the protein MSKTADVIVLGLSPTGLYAVREAARAGYAVLGVGAPGAPGLWSRLLADRIAAETPQARVAAILERTETGGGEKPVLVVTSDQDLEEVIARWDALSGRVQLQGSYTDGLASRIMDKDSFYKDCAAQGVAYPSLWSAPVAEAGQYRDKIPYPAMIKPARIQDVKHLMAGQKGWIVRNKSEFDDVLPGIPQEAGTLLMQEIVPGPESNITLWCGFFDRDGQVRQRFTARKLRQYPAGFGSASLVQSETCLETAEAAETLLSSLGYRGIAAAEFKRHPESGALKIIEVNPRPSLWFSVATKAGVPLVETAVAEARGDPLPAMARQKDGVLWRYTTKDLASRLFYARNRDFVLPAPEPARKARVTARADVTGAWDDPAPALGDLIGFAGKLATRISAKARGRS